The segment GCATCGATGCGCGCGACCCGCTCGATCAGCGCAGCGGTGCGCAGGCGATCGGCGAAATCGGCCGCCGCCGTCATCGGCCCCATGGTGTGCGAACTCGACGGGCCGACCCCGATCTTGAACAGGTCGAATGTACTGGCGACCATAAATCCCTTCCTGCTGACGCGGCCCTTTGGGCTCGGCCATGCTTATGGACCGAGAGCGCAGGCCAGGGCGAGGAGAAACTTTTAGATCGTACTATCTCGCTCCGCCCGGAGCTGGGCCCGGTCGTCCCGGTCGATCGCGGCGAGCGAGATTCCCCGGCTTTCGCGCAGGATCATCGCCGCGATCAGGCTCACCGCGCCCGCCGCGCTGATATAGACCGCGATCGGCATCCAGCCGTCATAGGCGCGCAGCAGCGTGGTCCCGATCAGCGGCGCCCAAGAACCGGCGACGATGGCGGTCACCTGATAGCCGAGCGACACGCCCGAATAACGCATCCGGGTGGGAAACATTTCCGCCATGATCGCCGGCTGCGCGGCATACATCAGCGCATGGACCGCCATGCCGATCAATATGGCGAGGAGGATGACCGCGTCGTTCCCCGTGCCGAACATCGGAAAGGCCAGAAACGGCCAGGCGATGGTGAGCGCCGCGCCGAGCAGATAGACGGGTTTGCGCCCGAACCGGTCGGCCATCCGCCCGATCGGCGGAATGATCAGCGCGTGGAGGAAATGCGCGACGAACAACATGCCGAGGATTGCGGTCGTGTTGATCCCGATATGCGCGAGATAGGTGATCGAGAAGGTGACCACCATGTAATAGAGGATGTTCTCGCCGAACCGCAGCCCCATCGCGGTAAACACCCCGCGCGGATAGCGGCGGAACACCTCGCTCAGGCCATAGCCCGATGCCGCCTGCGCCTCGGCCTCCGCGCGCGCCGCCTGAAAGATCGGGGAATCGGTCACCTGCGTGCGGATGTAATAGCCGATGCCGACGATCACGACCGACAGCCAGAAGCCGATCCGCCAGCCCCATTCCAGAAAGGCTTCGGACGACAGGGTAGCAGAGAGGATAAGGAGGACGACGGTCGCGAGCAAATTGCCGATCGGCACGCCCGCCTGTGGAAAGCTTCCCCAGAAGGCGCGGCTGCGATTGGGGGCATGTTCGGCGACGAGGAGGACCGCGCCGCCCCATTCGCCGCCCAGCGCAAACCCTTGGACAAAGCGCAGGAGAACGAGCAGCGCGGGCGCCCAATAACCGATGCTGTCGAAGGTTGGCAGGCACCCCATCAGGAAGGTGGATATGCCGATCAGCACAAGGCTGAACTGGAGCAGCGCCTTGCGCCCCATCCGGTCGCCGACATGGCCGAAGACGATCCCGCCCAGCGGCCGCGCGATGAACCCCACCGCATAGGTGGCAAAGGCGGCGATGATCCCGTCCAGCTCATTGCCGGTGGCGGGGAAGAACAGCTTGCCGAATACCAGCGTCGCCGCGGTGCCATAGAGGAAGAATTCATACCATTCGACGACGGTCCCCGCCATCGATGCGCCCACGACCTTGCGCAGATAGGGCAGGTCGGCCTTTTCCTCGTGCTGCATCCAATGCTCTCCCCGCCGCTGTTGTAGCAGCAGCGGGCGCGCCGTCTAATGCTTTGCAGGCTTGGGTTCAGGGCGTCAGGCGACGCCTTCCTCGCACAGCGCCTTCAACTGGTCGGCGCAGATGCCCCAGCCTTCCTCGAACCCCATTTCCTTATGCTTCTGCATGTCGCCCTCGGTCCAGTGCCGGGCAGAGGCGGTGTAGCGCGTGCCCGCGCCGTCCGGGGCGATCTCGAAAATGCCTACCATGAACGGGCCTTGCGGGCGAAAGGCGCTGTCGAGCGCGTCGGTGACGACGATCCGCCGCCCCGGCTCATAGGCCAGATAAATGCCTTCATTATGGATTTGTTCGCCATTGGGGCCGTGCATGATCATCGCCTCGCGCCCGCCCGCGCGCCGATCCTGTTCGACGATCTCGACCCGCCAGGGCTTGGGGCAGAACCAGTCGGGCATGCGCTCGGTCATCACCTGCCACACCGCCTCGGGCGGCGCGGCGATGTGGCGGGAGACGCTGAGCTCCCAGTCCTTTTTCATATCGTCGGTCATCAAAAGCTCCTCGGGCGGTTTGTTTAGTCGCGGTCGGGCGCGCCGGGCGGGAAATAGGATCGGTAAGGCCGGGCCTCGTCGACGCATTTGGCGACCGAGGGCCGCGCGAGCAGGCGCGCCCGGTAATCGCGCAGCCGGCCAAGCCCGGTATCGATCGGGCGCGCCCAATCGGCATAGAAAAGTGCGGGCGCTGCGGCGCAATCGGCCAGGCTGAAATCGCCGTCACACGCCCATTCGCCGGTCAGGCGTTCGTCCAGCCAGGCATAGATGGTGTCGAGCGCGGCGTGCGCCTTGTCGATCCTCGCCCGGTCGGGCTGAGTGGCATCGGCGATATAGGCGCCGACCACCGATTGCATCGGCCCCATCACATGATTGTCGAAGATCCGGTCCATGAACCGCACCGCCAGCGCCGCGTCCCGATCAGTGGGGATCAGCGGGCGCGCGCCGGGGTGGTGGATGTCGAGATATTCGATGATGATCGAGGATTCGATCACCGGCGCACCGTTATCCACGAGCACGGGGAATTTGCCGATCGGCCAGTGGCGCTTCAGCGCCGCGCCGTTTTCCGGTTCCTCGGCGATGAGCGGCCGGGGCGTGTAGGGAAGTGCCTTTTCCAGCAGCGCGATCTGCGCCTTCCAGGAATAGGAGGAAAAGGGGTGGCCATAGAGCTCAAGCATCGGCGGCTTCCCCGCGTGCGGCCGCCTCGATGGTCGCGATGTCGATCTTGCGCATCGAAAACATCGCCTGCCCAGCGCGTTGCGCCGCCGCCTTGTCGGCGCCGAGGAACAGCGCCGTCAATTGGCGCGGCGTGATCTGCCAGCTCATGCCCCAGCGATCCTTCAGCCAGCCGCACTGGCTTTCGCTGCCGCCATCGGCGATCAGCGCCTCCCATAACCGGTCGGTTTCGGCCTGATCCTCGGTTTCGATCTGGAAGCTCACCGCTTCGGTAAAGGCGAAGGCCGGGCCACCATTCAGTGCGATGAACTTCATGCCGGCCAGGGTGAATTCCACGGTCAGCACCGATCCTTCGGGGCCCGACGGCGTATCCACGGGGGATCGCACCACCCGGTCGACCGTGCTCCCCGGCAAAAGCGAGACATAGAAGCGGGCGGCCTCCTCGGCCGCGCCGTCATACCAGAGACAGGGTGTGATCTTGCTCATCGCATGCTCCATTGCAGCGGGAATGGGGAAGGGGGACGGCGCGTCAGCGCCGCCCGCCGACAAGGCCAAAGGCCGCCCCTTGCGGATCGATGCAGTTCATCGCGAAATCGCCGCCGGGGATTTCGTCGGGGCCGTTCACCACCTTGCCGCCGCCCGCCTCGACCGCCGATTTCGCGGTGTCGACATTCTCCACGCGGAAATATTGGGTCCAGCGCGGGGGGCCCATTTCGGCGCTGCCGGGCATGATCGCGCCCAGCATGCCGCCGTGGCGGATGAACTGATACTTGCCCATCGGGCCCATATCCATCTCGCCGTCCTGCTGCCATCCGAACATCTCGCCGTAAAAGGCCCAGGCCCCCGGCTGGTCCGATGTTTGCAACTCGTTCCACGCGCAGTGGCCGGGGCGTGGGCAATCATCGGCAAAGGCAAGGCTCTTGCCGCTGCCCTGCGGCTTCATCACGTAAAAGGGCGCGCCCTGCGGATCGGCCACCATCGCGATCCGGCCGACCATGGGAATGTCCATCGCGGGCATCTGCACGCTGCCGCCGCGTTGCTGGAGGTCCGCCACCGTCGCGTCGACATCGTCGACCGCGATATAGCCGAGCCAGATGGGCGCCGCGCCTTGCGCGGCCATATCGCGCGTGATCGGCATCATCCCGCCGACGCTGTTCTCGCCCGCATTGACGATCCGGTAATCCATCTGCGGCTGGCCGGAATCGGCATAGCTCCAGCCGAGCACCGCAGTGTAGAAGGACTGCGCGGCATCGGCGTCGCTCGTCAGCAGCTCGTACCAGATATAGTCGCCAGGCTTGTTGGTATTCGGCTTTTCCAGCGTCACCACGGGTTCGAAGCCACCATAGATCATCCGCATCCCGTCAAAGGGCATCGGGTTTTTCTCGGGGCTCATCCGCTCATCGGTTTTCATCATCTCGTCCATGCGCGCCATCGCGGCATCGCGAACCGCCTTGTCCGGCCATTCGATCCAGGAAAAAACGACCGTTTCGTCGTCCTTGGCCTGCACCGCGCGGCGAAAATCGGTCTGCTTGCCGTTCGGCACATCGTCGCCCCAGCATTCCAGGACGCGTGTTGCGCCCAGTTCCATGAAAACGCTGTCGCCCATATTGGCGTGATCGATGAATTTCTGCTTGTTCGCGGTCGGCACCGCGATCACGAAACCGTCAATATAGCTCATGTCTCTCTCCCGTTTCGCGGGTTGTCCGGTGCGCTATGCGTCCGGCATCGTTACGCGGCGGCTTCGGTCGCTGGTTCGCCGGCCATTGCGGCCTCCATGTCCATCCAGACCATTTCCCAGATATGGCCGTCGGGATCGGCAAAGGACCGGCTGTACATGAAGCCGTGATCCTGCACCGGATTGGGGTCGGCGGTGCCGCCGCTTTGCGTCGCCTGCGCGATCACCGCGTCAACACCCGCGCGGTTTTCGACGCTCAGCGCCAGCAGAGCCTGCGCGCTCTTGTGCGCGTCGATGATCGTGCGCTCGGTGAAGCTGGAAAAGCGCGCGTGCGTCAGCAGCATCGCGTGGATCGTGTCCGAAAAGCGGAGCATCGCGGCGCTGTCGTCGCAAAAGCGCGGATCGCGCGCCGCGCCGATGCTTTCGTAAAAGGCGATCGACCGGTCGAGATCGGTCACCGGCAGGTTGACGAAGATCATCTTGGGCATTGGCGTCTGGGCCATGGTCTATGCTCCCTCTCCTAAGGGCGTCGGCTTGGGCCGACTCGCTGTTGACAAACATGCCGCGAAAATTAAATAAAGCAACTATGGAGTTAGAAAAAATAACTAACGTGAAAAATTCTGCCAAAAAGCGCGGGTTCGACGACGCGTGCGGCATGGCCCATGGCCTTGAACTATTGGGGGACCGCTGGGCGCTGTTCGTCGTGCGCGAGCTTATGCTGGGTCCGCGCCGATTTGGGGATCTGCGCGCCGACCTGCCCGGAATCAGCGCCAATGTGCTCGCCCAGCGCCTGACCGAACTGGAAGCGAACGGAATCGTCGTGCGCGGCAAATTGCCACCGCCCGCCAGCGTCCCGGTCTATGGTCTGAGCGAATGGGGGTATGAGGCCGAACCGATCGTGCAGGAACTCGGGCGCTGGGCCGCGCGCTCGCCGCGCCATGATCCCACCCTGCCGATCAGCGGCGTCTCGATCCTGCTGTCCTTCCGCACAATGATTGACCGCAAAGCCATTGGCGATCTGGTGCTGGCGGTCGGCTTCCGCTTTGGCGAAGACGAATATCTGGGCCATCTGGGCGCGGACGGGTTTTCGGTCGGGCGCGGCGCGGCCGATGCGGGCGATATCGTCTTTGTGGGCACACCCAGTGTGCTCGCTGGCTTTGTCTATGGCGGTGCGCCGCTCGCCGAACTTGCTGAAAGCGGCGCGCTGCACCTCATGGGCGATCCCGCGCTCGCCGCGCGTTTTGCCGCGCTGTTCGTGCTGCCGCCGAAATTCGTGCCCCCGCCGCGCTGACGGGGGTTGGGGCATCAGCCTTGCAGATGCGCGGTTTCGGGCACCGGGGTCAGCGCGCGCCCATCCCGGAACCAGGCGATCAGATTGTCGGCGACCAGCCGCCCCATCGCCGCGCGCGTATGCGCCGAGGCCGACCCGATATGCGGCAGCAATACCACCCCGGGCAGGCCGAGCAGCGCCGCCGGCACATTAGGC is part of the Sphingomonas sp. C3-2 genome and harbors:
- a CDS encoding MFS transporter is translated as MQHEEKADLPYLRKVVGASMAGTVVEWYEFFLYGTAATLVFGKLFFPATGNELDGIIAAFATYAVGFIARPLGGIVFGHVGDRMGRKALLQFSLVLIGISTFLMGCLPTFDSIGYWAPALLVLLRFVQGFALGGEWGGAVLLVAEHAPNRSRAFWGSFPQAGVPIGNLLATVVLLILSATLSSEAFLEWGWRIGFWLSVVIVGIGYYIRTQVTDSPIFQAARAEAEAQAASGYGLSEVFRRYPRGVFTAMGLRFGENILYYMVVTFSITYLAHIGINTTAILGMLFVAHFLHALIIPPIGRMADRFGRKPVYLLGAALTIAWPFLAFPMFGTGNDAVILLAILIGMAVHALMYAAQPAIMAEMFPTRMRYSGVSLGYQVTAIVAGSWAPLIGTTLLRAYDGWMPIAVYISAAGAVSLIAAMILRESRGISLAAIDRDDRAQLRAERDSTI
- a CDS encoding SRPBCC family protein, whose product is MTDDMKKDWELSVSRHIAAPPEAVWQVMTERMPDWFCPKPWRVEIVEQDRRAGGREAMIMHGPNGEQIHNEGIYLAYEPGRRIVVTDALDSAFRPQGPFMVGIFEIAPDGAGTRYTASARHWTEGDMQKHKEMGFEEGWGICADQLKALCEEGVA
- a CDS encoding glutathione S-transferase family protein, with amino-acid sequence MLELYGHPFSSYSWKAQIALLEKALPYTPRPLIAEEPENGAALKRHWPIGKFPVLVDNGAPVIESSIIIEYLDIHHPGARPLIPTDRDAALAVRFMDRIFDNHVMGPMQSVVGAYIADATQPDRARIDKAHAALDTIYAWLDERLTGEWACDGDFSLADCAAAPALFYADWARPIDTGLGRLRDYRARLLARPSVAKCVDEARPYRSYFPPGAPDRD
- a CDS encoding VOC family protein — its product is MSKITPCLWYDGAAEEAARFYVSLLPGSTVDRVVRSPVDTPSGPEGSVLTVEFTLAGMKFIALNGGPAFAFTEAVSFQIETEDQAETDRLWEALIADGGSESQCGWLKDRWGMSWQITPRQLTALFLGADKAAAQRAGQAMFSMRKIDIATIEAAARGEAADA
- a CDS encoding VOC family protein → MVTLEKPNTNKPGDYIWYELLTSDADAAQSFYTAVLGWSYADSGQPQMDYRIVNAGENSVGGMMPITRDMAAQGAAPIWLGYIAVDDVDATVADLQQRGGSVQMPAMDIPMVGRIAMVADPQGAPFYVMKPQGSGKSLAFADDCPRPGHCAWNELQTSDQPGAWAFYGEMFGWQQDGEMDMGPMGKYQFIRHGGMLGAIMPGSAEMGPPRWTQYFRVENVDTAKSAVEAGGGKVVNGPDEIPGGDFAMNCIDPQGAAFGLVGGRR
- a CDS encoding VOC family protein codes for the protein MAQTPMPKMIFVNLPVTDLDRSIAFYESIGAARDPRFCDDSAAMLRFSDTIHAMLLTHARFSSFTERTIIDAHKSAQALLALSVENRAGVDAVIAQATQSGGTADPNPVQDHGFMYSRSFADPDGHIWEMVWMDMEAAMAGEPATEAAA
- a CDS encoding helix-turn-helix domain-containing protein → MKNSAKKRGFDDACGMAHGLELLGDRWALFVVRELMLGPRRFGDLRADLPGISANVLAQRLTELEANGIVVRGKLPPPASVPVYGLSEWGYEAEPIVQELGRWAARSPRHDPTLPISGVSILLSFRTMIDRKAIGDLVLAVGFRFGEDEYLGHLGADGFSVGRGAADAGDIVFVGTPSVLAGFVYGGAPLAELAESGALHLMGDPALAARFAALFVLPPKFVPPPR